Within the Aminivibrio sp. genome, the region CTCCTGTGCGCTTCTTTTCTGATCTTCTCTTCTGTGCCAAGTTACGCCGAGTGGCCGGCGGATCAGCATATAACAATGATCGTTGCCTATTCGCCGGGCGGCTCAACGGATATCATGGCCAGGCTTGTCGCTAATTATATTGAGCCCTATATAGGCCAGAAGGTCGTCGTCCTGAACAAGCCTGGGGCAGGGGCGGAAATAGGCTATACCCTCGTCAGCGAAGCGAAGCCCGACGGGTACACGGTGGGTTTCCTGAACACGCCGAGCATTGTCGCTCTTCCCATACGGAAGAAGACAAAATTTACCCTTGATTCATTTGTTCCGGTGGCCTGCCTGATGGACGACCCGGGAACGGTGCTCGTCCGGCCCGACAGTCCTTTCAAGACCATGGCCGACGTCATCCAGTATGCGAAGGACAACCCGGAGAAGCTGACCTACGGCGTGAGCGGCATCGGCTCGGACGACCACATGGCCATGCTGTTCCTCGAGAGGGCCGCGGGCTTCAAGGCGAAGGTCGTTCCCTTCACCGGCGCCGGCCCGAACAGAACGGCTCTTCTGGGCGGGCATATCGACATCGCCCTTTTCAATGTGAGCGAGGCGAAGGAATACACCGAAACCGGCCAGATCAGGGTGCTGGCCCAGATGGGCGAGGAAAGGGATCCCCTGTTCCCCGAGGTTGAGACGCTGAGGGAAATGGGATACGACGTGGTTATGGGAAGCTCGAGGGGAATTGCCATGCCTGCGGGAGTGC harbors:
- a CDS encoding tripartite tricarboxylate transporter substrate binding protein, with protein sequence LLCASFLIFSSVPSYAEWPADQHITMIVAYSPGGSTDIMARLVANYIEPYIGQKVVVLNKPGAGAEIGYTLVSEAKPDGYTVGFLNTPSIVALPIRKKTKFTLDSFVPVACLMDDPGTVLVRPDSPFKTMADVIQYAKDNPEKLTYGVSGIGSDDHMAMLFLERAAGFKAKVVPFTGAGPNRTALLGGHIDIALFNVSEAKEYTETGQIRVLAQMGEERDPLFPEVETLREMGYDVVMGSSRGIAMPAGVPSEIVEKFAEGMRKVVENPEFRKKCEDAYLPLVYMNPAEYKKHLQDLSDRLAKLWAEDPWIKD